Proteins from one Peromyscus eremicus chromosome 8a, PerEre_H2_v1, whole genome shotgun sequence genomic window:
- the Il12b gene encoding interleukin-12 subunit beta: MYHQKLTISWFAVVLLASPLMAIWELEKDVYVVEVDWSPGAPGERVVLTCDTPEEDDITWTSDQSSEVVGSGKTLTIQVKEFLDAGQYTCHKGGETLSHSLLLLHKREDGIWSTDILKDQKDPKNKTFLKCEAANYSGRFTCWWLTTVSTDLKFKLKSSSSSSESRAVTCGAASLSAEKVTVDQRDYKKYSVACQEDITCPTAEETLPIELVMEAQHKYKYENYSTGFFIRDIIKPDPPKNLQVKPLKNSQVEVSWEYPDSWSTPHSYFSLKFSVEVHGKKGKKNESLIVDKLSAQVRCSKGAEVRVRAQDHYYNSSWSEWTSVRCS; this comes from the exons ATGTATCATCAGAAGCTGACCATCTCCTGGTTTGCCGTGGTTCTGCTGGCATCTCCACTTATGGCCAtatgggagctggagaaagatG TTTATGTTGTAGAGGTGGACTGGTCCCCTGGTGCCCCTGGAGAAAGAGTGGTCCTCACCTGTGACACTCCTGAAGAAGATGATATCACCTGGACCTCAGACCAGAGCAGTGAAGTTGTCGGCTCTGGAAAAACCCTGACCATCCAAGTCAAAGAGTTTTTGGATGCTGGCCAGTACACCTGCCACAAAGGAGGCGAGACCCTGAGCCACTCACTTCTGCTGCTTCACAAGAGGGAAGATGGAATTTGGTCCACTGATATCTTAAAGGACCAAAAAG ATCCCAAAAATAAGACCTTCCTGAAATGCGAGGCAGCAAATTACTCCGGACGGTTCACCTGCTGGTGGCTGACAACAGTCAGCACGGACTTGAAGTTCAAACTCAAGAGTAGCAGTAG TTCCTCTGAGTCCCGAGCAGTGACATGTGGAGCAGCATCTCTGTCTGCAGAGAAGGTCACAGTGGACCAAAGGGACTATAAGAAGTACTCGGTGGCATGCCAGGAGGACATCACTTGCCCAACTGCCGAGGAGACCTTGCCCATTGAACTGGTGATGGAGGCCCAGCACAAGTATAAATACGAGAACTACAGCACCGGCTTCTTCATCCGGGACATCA TCAAACCGGACCCACCCAAGAACCTGCAGGTGAAGCCTTTGAAGAACTCTCAGGTGGAGGTATCCTGGGAGTACCCTGACTCCTGGAGCACTCCCCATTCCTACTTTTCCCTCAAGTTCTCTGTTGAAGTCCATGGCAAGAAAGGAAAG AAAAATGAGTCCCTCATCGTAGACAAGCTCTCTGCCCAAGTCCGATGCTCCAAAGGTGCAGAGGTCCGGGTGCGAGCTCAGGATCACTACTACAATTCATCATGGAGTGAATGGACATCTGTGCGCTGCAGTTAG